A stretch of the Nerophis ophidion isolate RoL-2023_Sa linkage group LG27, RoL_Noph_v1.0, whole genome shotgun sequence genome encodes the following:
- the LOC133544165 gene encoding uncharacterized protein LOC133544165, which produces MQKLRDRLRTPNTVQDTATGPKNAAKITRRVEMGWLHFESGMYHPVRTRKGGGTRNLSVQKSVTMGEQLETGKCLFFANGHSSKGLIEDFEFDICDYSHSPVPREVTVGQLYEQTKLKMLGVYTATKSNNILLLSDESSDMEPTQKTPLKARSRTMKTRSLRNKTRRLNEVDHPESSSDLDLSPSGSMQQNHEQRRETISQSRSATPEMGNTELLHTQPTEDVGSHTQQSTRRHGSEDDCLTAVPSQEADQLLSDVSDSPLNPAIQQSLEDSEVKFGPIVGDDSDSQDTTLPWNPHDLSSMQHSTFNDGPVSSSCLPASPDPFDKEILILKLRRVNIVDDVLNVFMDPKVLNARLRMEFTNEKAMDSDGVSREAYSAFWDHFLDQCEGEDERVPRLRPDYSEKKLQALGRVWLKGYLDHKILPIRLSPAFVLACRKGVSSVDEDLLMMSFARFLSENERVSLEKALQGTIDETVEEDLLDVFSRMGSHCLPPKNNLRAAILTMAHKALLQEPKFIIDCFHSSVHNAMPTLITTDNIMEIYESKRPTNKKVAQMIKSSLESLNPQEQTALNHLLRYVRSIDQRKLEIFLRFCTGSTVLCKDTIEVIFNTLCGLSRRPVAHTCGAVLELPCTYITYPEFRKEFDNVLSGDCFTMDIV; this is translated from the exons ATGCAGAAATTAAGAGACAGGTTAAGAACTCCTAATACTGTACAAGACACCGCTACTGGCCCAAAAAATGCAGCCAAAATCACCCGGCGGGTTGAAATGGGATGGCTCCACTTTGAGAGTGGAATGTATCACCCGGTTAGAACGAGAAAAGGAGGAGGAACACGGAATCTGTCGGTCCAGAAATCAGTGACTATGGGTGAACAGTTGGAGACaggcaaatgtttgttttttgcaaatgggCATTCATCAAAAGGACTGATAGAAGACTTCGAGTTTGACATTTGTGATTACAGTCACAGTCCTGTGCCCCGTGAAGTCACGGTGGGCCAGCTGTACGAACAGACTAAACTAAAAATGCTAGGCGTCTACACAGCCACCAAGTCTAACAACATTCTACTTCTCTCTGATGAATCATCGGACATGGAGCCAACACAGAAAACGCCGCTGAAG GCTAGGTCTAGAACAATGAAGACACGATCCTTGAGGAACAAGACCAGGAGACTCAATGAAGTGGATCATCCAGAGAGCTCCTCTGATTTAGATCTATCTCCAAGTGGCTCAATGCAGCAAAACCATGAACAA AGAAGAGAGACAATCAGCCAGTCAAGATCAGCAACTCCTGAGATGGGTAACACAGAGCTCCTGCATACACAACCTACTGAGGATGTTGGCAGTCATACTCAGCAGTCAACAAGAAGGCATGGATCTGAAGATGACTGTTTAACGGCTGTGCCAAGTCAAGAAGCAGACCAGTTGTTAAGTGATGTCTCAGATTCCCCTCTTAATCCTGCCATTCAACAATCTCTTGAGGACTCTGAAGTGAAGTTTGGACCCATTGTTGGTGATGATAGTGATTCTCAAGACACCACACTTCCCTGGAATCCACATGACTTGAGCAGCATGCAG CATTCCACATTCAATGATGGTCCTGTATCATCAAGCTGTCTTCCAGCATCACCAGATCCATTTGACAAAGAAATCCTTATTTTGAAATTAAGACGAGTAAACATAGTCGATGATGTCCTTAATGTCTTCATGGATCCAAAAGTACTGAATGCTCGTCTAAGAATGGAGTTTACAAATGAGAAAGCTATGGACAGTGATGGTGTGTCAAGAGAGGCGTACTCCGCATTCTGGGACCACTTCTTGGACCAGTGTGAGGGGGAAGATGAACGAGTACCCAGGCTACGACCAGACTATTCTGAGAAGAAATTGCAAGCGCTCGGAAGAGTGTGGTTGAAAGGATACCTGGACCACAAAATCCTACCAATCAGACTGTCACCAGCCTTTGTTCTTGCCTGTCGTAAAGGAGTTAGCTCAGTGGATGAAGATCTATTAATGATGTCATTTGCCAGATTTCTTTCAGAAAATGAGCGTGTGTCGCTTGAAAAAGCACTACAGGGTACCATTGATGAAACTGTTGAGGAGGACTTACTTGATGTCTTCTCCAGAATGGGCTCACACTGCCTGCCCCCTAAAAACAATTTACGGGCTGCTATTTTAACAATGGCCCACAAAGCTCTTCTTCAAGAGCCAAAGTTTATAATTGACTGTTTCCACTCCAGTGTTCATAATGCTATGCCAACGCTCATAACCACAGACAACATAATGGAGATATATGAATCTAAGAGGCCAACTAACAAGAAAGTGGCCCAGATGATAAAATCATCACTTGAAAGCCTAAATCCACAAGAGCAGACTGCTCTTAACCACCTGCTACGGTATGTGAGAAGCATCGACCAAAGAAAATTGGAGATTTTCTTACGCTTCTGCACAGGATCTACTGTGCTGTGCAAAGACACAATTGAAgtcatttttaacacattgtgTGGTTTAAGTCGCAGGCCTGTAGCACACACATGTGGAGCAGTTCTTGAGTTACCATGCACTTACATCACATACCCTGAGTTTCGCAAAGAATTTGATAATGTCTTGTCTGGTGACTGCTTCACAATGGATATTGTGTAG
- the LOC133544166 gene encoding uncharacterized protein LOC133544166 — translation MAVQELIRLYFQLGLHCKDIAALLASRHRYIVSERHLKRIMKACSLFRRKGYTSLDRVVDFIQQQLQTSGLLCGYRWMYTKCKEGGLHVKKGEVRLILKELDPRGVELRARRRLHRRNYFAKGPNYFWHFDSYDKLKPFGICINGCIDGFSRKIIWMNAFTTSSDPKIIGGYYMEAVKKFGGCPRIVRGDRGTDNVKVRDFQRFLRRNIDDGSGIDSYIEGASTANQRIESWWGFLRRESMEFYISMFTDLKDRGLFGGTYLDRGLIQFCFMSFIQDELDQTINVWDAHVIRPSKNDRVPSGRPRIMYMFPELYTTCDCISPVDRADVQLCQSNRTFRPAVPCDTDIYNICNILMAESQLHLPADAYQALDLYLHLRNEITSTL, via the exons atggcaGTTCAGGAGTTAATTCGGCTGTATTTCCAACTCGGACTTCATTGTAAGGACATTGCTGCTTTGCTTGCAAGTCGTCATCGGTATATTGTGTCTGAAAGACATTTAAAACGAATTATGAAGGCATGTAGTCTGTTTCGGCGCAAAGGATACACCTCTTTGGATCGCGTGGTAGATTTCATTCAGCAGCAGTTACAAACAAGTGGCCTGCTGTGTGGATATAGGTGGATGTACACTAAATGCAAGGAGGGTGGATTACACGTCAAGAAAGGAGAAGTACGCTTAATTCTTAAAGAACTTGACCCGAGGGGTGTTGAACTCAGAGCAAGGAGACGGCTCCATCGTCGCAACTATTTCGCAAAAGGGCCCAATTATTTTTGGCACTTTGACTCTTATGACAAACTGAAACCATTTGGTATCTGTATAAACGGCTGTATTGACGGATTCTCCCGGAAAATTATCTGGATGAATGCATTTACGACCAGCAGTGACCCAAAAATCATTGGAGGCTACTATATGGAGGCAGTGAAGAAATTTGGTGGTTGTCCGAGGATTGTCAGAGGCGATCGGGGCACTGACAATGTTAAAGTCAGAGACTTTCAGCGTTTTCTCCGTCGCAACATTGATGACGGTTCTGGTATTGACAGCTACATCGAAGGGGCAAGCACAGCAAATCAGCGCATAGAGAGTTGGTGGGGTTTCCTCAGAAGAGAATCAATGGAGTTCTATATCTCTATGTTCACTGACCTGAAGGACCGTGGTTTGTTCGGTGGTACATACTTGGACCGAGGTCTAATTCAGTTCTGCTTTATGAGCTTCATTCAG GATGAATTAGACCAGACCATCAATGTGTGGGATGCACATGTCATCAGACCATCAAAGAATGACAGGGTGCCCAGTGGTCGCCCCCGAATCATGTACATGTTCCCAGAACTCTACACAACTTGTGATTGCATTTCCCCAGTGGACAGAGCTGATGTACAGTTGTGTCAGAGTAACCGCACATTTCGACCAGCAGTGCCATGTGACACAGACATCTACAACATCTGCAACATTCTGATGGCAGAGTCACAGCTGCATCTTCCAGCTGATGCTTATCAGGCATTGGATTTGTACCTTCACTTGAGGAATGAGATAACATCAACTCTCTAA